In the genome of Flavobacterium panacagri, one region contains:
- a CDS encoding glucose-1-phosphate adenylyltransferase — translation MKFKKKNVVAIILGGGQGSRLFPLTETRSKPAVPIGGKYRLVDIPISNCINSDIFKIFVLTQFNSASLNAHIKNTFNFSIFSQSFVDILAAEQTPDNPTWFQGTADAVRQCMSHFLKHDFDHALILSGDQLYQMDFNEMLEAHIAADAEISIATLPVNAKDAPEFGILKTDHENNIHAFIEKPHASLLPEWESEVSEHMQEKGKKYLASMGIYIFNKPLLEELMSNQETKDFGKEIIPQAVGKHKILSYQYEGYWTDIGNIESFFEANIGLTADIPEFNLFDNENKIFTRPRLLPPSKFRNSIINQSLISEGCIINAKEIKSSVIGIRSRIGEGTVLENCYVMGNDFYQDLDELNHESSISKIHVGIGENCFIQNALIDKNVRIGNNVHISGGKHLDNFTNELYSIKDGIVVIKKGVTLSDNFRIE, via the coding sequence ATGAAATTTAAAAAGAAAAATGTAGTTGCTATTATTTTAGGAGGAGGACAGGGATCACGTTTATTCCCATTAACAGAAACGAGATCTAAACCGGCTGTTCCAATCGGTGGAAAATATCGTCTGGTCGATATTCCAATTTCTAATTGTATTAATTCGGATATTTTTAAAATATTTGTTTTAACACAGTTTAACTCTGCATCTTTAAATGCTCATATCAAAAACACTTTCAATTTTAGTATTTTCAGTCAGTCCTTTGTAGATATATTAGCTGCTGAACAGACCCCAGATAATCCGACATGGTTTCAGGGAACCGCTGATGCCGTAAGACAATGTATGTCACATTTTTTAAAACACGATTTTGATCATGCTTTAATTCTGTCAGGAGATCAATTGTATCAAATGGATTTTAATGAAATGCTGGAAGCTCATATTGCTGCCGATGCTGAAATTTCGATTGCAACTCTGCCTGTAAATGCTAAAGATGCACCAGAATTCGGGATTCTTAAAACCGATCACGAAAACAATATTCACGCTTTTATAGAAAAACCACATGCTTCATTATTGCCAGAATGGGAATCGGAAGTAAGTGAACATATGCAAGAGAAAGGTAAAAAATATTTAGCTTCAATGGGTATTTACATTTTTAATAAACCATTGTTAGAGGAGTTAATGTCTAACCAGGAAACGAAAGATTTTGGAAAAGAAATTATTCCACAAGCCGTTGGAAAACATAAAATACTAAGTTATCAATATGAAGGTTATTGGACAGATATTGGAAACATTGAATCGTTCTTCGAAGCAAATATTGGTTTAACAGCAGATATTCCAGAATTTAATTTATTTGATAACGAGAATAAAATTTTCACTAGACCAAGATTATTACCTCCATCAAAGTTTAGAAATTCGATTATTAATCAATCTTTGATTTCAGAAGGATGCATCATAAATGCCAAAGAAATTAAAAGTTCTGTAATTGGTATCCGTTCTAGAATTGGAGAAGGAACTGTTTTGGAAAACTGCTATGTTATGGGGAATGATTTTTATCAGGATCTTGACGAATTGAATCATGAAAGCAGTATCAGTAAAATTCATGTTGGTATTGGGGAAAATTGTTTTATTCAAAATGCTTTGATAGATAAAAATGTACGTATTGGAAACAATGTTCACATTAGCGGTGGAAAGCATTTGGATAATTTTACTAACGAATTATACAGTATAAAAGACGGAATTGTTGTGATTAAAAAAGGAGTTACATTATCAGATAATTTTAGAATAGAATAG